In the genome of Saccharomonospora viridis DSM 43017, one region contains:
- a CDS encoding uracil-DNA glycosylase → MSRHTGRVSASWKSLAQLDAAVSKCRACPRLVRWREQVARTKRAAYADQTYWGRPVPGFGPDDASLVIVGLAPAAHGGNRTGRMFTGDRSGDVLFRALYDVGLASQPTSVHRDDGLTLRGTRITAPVHCAPPANKPTPAERDTCRHWLADELTLLRPTLKAIVVLGAFGWQALLPVLAEAGWRVPRPKPRFGHGVRITLDGPTPLHVLGSYHVSQQNTFTGRLTPEMLRAVLSEAASLSGLD, encoded by the coding sequence ATGTCACGGCACACTGGTCGAGTGAGTGCTTCGTGGAAATCGTTGGCCCAGTTGGACGCCGCCGTCAGCAAGTGCCGTGCCTGTCCCCGTCTGGTGCGGTGGCGGGAGCAAGTGGCGCGAACGAAACGAGCCGCGTACGCCGACCAGACCTATTGGGGGCGCCCGGTGCCCGGTTTCGGGCCGGATGACGCGTCGCTGGTGATCGTGGGGCTCGCACCCGCCGCGCACGGTGGGAACAGGACGGGCCGCATGTTCACCGGCGACCGCTCCGGGGACGTACTGTTCCGGGCGCTCTACGACGTGGGGCTGGCCTCACAGCCCACGTCCGTCCACCGGGACGACGGGCTCACGTTGCGGGGCACGCGCATCACGGCACCCGTGCATTGCGCGCCTCCCGCGAACAAGCCCACGCCGGCTGAGCGGGACACGTGTAGGCATTGGCTCGCCGACGAGCTCACGTTGTTGCGCCCCACGCTGAAAGCGATCGTCGTGCTCGGGGCGTTCGGCTGGCAGGCGCTGTTGCCCGTGTTGGCCGAGGCGGGGTGGCGCGTGCCGAGACCGAAACCGCGTTTCGGGCACGGCGTACGGATCACGCTGGATGGTCCGACACCACTGCATGTGCTCGGCTCGTACCACGTGTCGCAACAGAACACGTTCACCGGCAGGTTGACGCCGGAGATGTTGCGCGCGGTGCTGTCCGAGGCCG
- a CDS encoding S10 family peptidase translates to MPEKNTEATERTDSAENADAKGAQTSAEPRDDIVTTRHTLSLGDRELVYTARAGRIVLRKEVLKDGAFDGHKPKAEVFLTSYTLDDADPSSRPVTFAFNGGPGSSSIWLHMGLFGPRRVVSGDVDDPEPPPYRLADNTETLLTHSDLVFIDPVSTGYSRTVEGEKPKDFHGFTPDVEAVGEVIRLWTSRNERWLSPKFVAGESYGTVRAAALAAHLQQRHGLYLNGLLLISSVLDLGTVMFNEGNDLPYSLYVPTYAAIAHYHGKHGDRPLEEVLAEAEEFASRDLPWALARGARLSAEERADVVARLARLTGLSESYVDRVNLRIEHVRFFTELLRDRGLTTGRMDGRFTTWEPDGGREHMSDDASISRIIGAYSATFNHYVRSELGYANDLPYEILSLDVNREWSYSDFEGRPISVVHDLSAAMRANPHLKVHVACGYYDGATPHFAAEHVLAQLQIPDELRSNIETAYYPAGHMMYVHEPSRVQQSRDLAEFVARSSNR, encoded by the coding sequence ATGCCAGAGAAGAACACGGAGGCCACCGAGCGGACCGACTCCGCCGAGAACGCCGACGCCAAGGGTGCCCAGACATCCGCCGAGCCGCGGGACGACATCGTGACCACCCGGCACACGCTGTCCCTCGGCGACCGCGAACTCGTCTACACAGCGCGCGCGGGCCGCATCGTGCTGCGCAAGGAGGTGCTCAAGGACGGCGCTTTCGACGGGCACAAGCCCAAGGCCGAGGTCTTCCTCACCTCGTACACCCTCGACGACGCCGATCCGAGTTCGCGGCCGGTGACGTTCGCGTTCAACGGGGGACCCGGCTCGTCCAGCATCTGGCTGCACATGGGCCTGTTCGGGCCGCGTCGCGTGGTGTCGGGCGACGTCGACGACCCGGAGCCGCCGCCGTACCGTTTGGCGGACAACACGGAGACGCTGTTGACCCACAGCGACCTCGTCTTCATCGACCCGGTGTCCACCGGTTACTCGCGTACCGTGGAGGGCGAGAAGCCGAAGGACTTCCACGGCTTCACCCCCGACGTGGAGGCCGTCGGCGAGGTGATCCGACTGTGGACGTCACGTAACGAACGTTGGCTGTCGCCGAAGTTCGTGGCGGGCGAGTCGTACGGCACCGTGCGCGCCGCCGCGCTCGCCGCGCATCTGCAGCAGCGGCACGGGCTCTACCTCAACGGGCTGCTGTTGATCTCGTCGGTGCTCGACCTGGGCACGGTGATGTTCAACGAGGGCAACGACCTGCCGTACTCGTTGTACGTGCCGACGTACGCGGCCATCGCGCACTACCACGGCAAGCACGGCGACCGACCGCTCGAGGAGGTACTGGCCGAGGCCGAGGAGTTCGCCTCGCGTGACCTGCCGTGGGCACTGGCCCGTGGCGCGCGCCTTTCGGCCGAGGAACGCGCCGACGTCGTCGCCCGGCTGGCACGTCTCACCGGACTTTCTGAATCCTATGTAGACCGAGTGAACCTGCGCATCGAACACGTGCGGTTCTTCACCGAACTGCTGCGCGACCGAGGACTGACCACGGGGCGCATGGACGGCCGCTTCACCACGTGGGAGCCCGACGGCGGGCGTGAGCACATGAGCGACGACGCCTCGATCTCCCGCATCATCGGCGCCTACTCCGCGACGTTCAACCACTACGTGCGCAGCGAGCTCGGTTACGCCAACGATTTGCCCTACGAGATCCTGTCGCTCGACGTCAACCGCGAATGGTCCTATTCGGACTTCGAGGGCAGGCCCATCTCCGTGGTGCACGACCTGTCGGCGGCGATGCGCGCCAACCCGCATCTGAAAGTGCACGTCGCGTGCGGCTACTACGACGGCGCGACACCCCACTTCGCGGCCGAACACGTGTTGGCCCAATTGCAGATCCCGGACGAACTGCGGTCGAACATCGAAACGGCCTACTACCCGGCCGGCCACATGATGTACGTCCACGAACCGTCGCGCGTGCAGCAGTCACGTGACCTGGCGGAGTTCGTCGCCCGCAGCTCCAACCGGTGA
- a CDS encoding Ppx/GppA phosphatase family protein gives MPRVAAIDCGTNSIRLLVAELTYRHDGSVDLRDLHREMRIVRLGQGVDATGELAPEALERTREALKAYAIAARRKGVERLRMVATSATRDASNRDEFFTMTRELLGTEAEVITGEEEARLSFTGAVGEQDPDDGPFLVVDVGGGSTELVLGTWNGREADVWASHSVDIGCVRLTERVLRSDPPTADELAEAERVAVRTLEPAFEAVDVSRAGRWIGLAGTITTLSAIAQDLPEYDSERIHLSTLSRDDLDTVVRDLLAADRAMRAAIPVMHPGRVDVIGGGALIVRVLAEQIAQRGGPADPLVVSEHDILDGIALSLA, from the coding sequence ATGCCACGGGTAGCTGCCATCGACTGCGGGACCAACTCCATCCGCCTACTGGTCGCGGAGCTCACGTACCGGCACGACGGAAGCGTCGATCTGCGAGACCTGCACCGGGAGATGCGCATCGTGCGGCTCGGTCAGGGGGTCGACGCGACCGGGGAGCTGGCGCCGGAGGCGTTGGAGCGCACGCGCGAGGCCCTGAAGGCGTACGCGATCGCGGCCCGGCGCAAAGGGGTGGAGCGGCTACGCATGGTGGCGACGTCGGCCACGCGTGACGCGAGCAACCGGGACGAGTTCTTCACGATGACGCGGGAACTGCTCGGTACGGAGGCCGAGGTCATCACCGGCGAGGAAGAGGCCAGACTCTCGTTCACCGGAGCGGTCGGTGAGCAGGACCCCGATGACGGACCGTTCCTGGTGGTCGATGTCGGCGGCGGCTCCACCGAACTCGTGCTCGGCACCTGGAACGGGCGGGAGGCCGACGTGTGGGCCTCGCACTCGGTGGACATCGGGTGTGTTCGCCTCACCGAACGTGTGTTGCGGTCGGACCCGCCCACGGCCGACGAACTCGCCGAGGCCGAACGGGTGGCGGTGCGCACGTTGGAGCCCGCGTTCGAGGCGGTGGACGTGTCGAGGGCCGGTCGGTGGATCGGTCTGGCGGGCACGATCACGACCCTGTCGGCGATAGCGCAGGATCTGCCCGAATACGACTCCGAACGCATACACCTGTCGACGCTTTCCCGTGACGACCTGGACACGGTGGTCCGCGATCTCCTCGCCGCCGACCGCGCCATGCGCGCCGCGATTCCGGTGATGCATCCCGGCCGGGTGGACGTCATCGGAGGTGGAGCGCTGATCGTGCGCGTACTGGCCGAGCAGATCGCCCAGCGAGGGGGCCCCGCCGACCCGCTGGTGGTCAGCGAACACGACATCCTCGACGGCATCGCTTTGTCACTCGCCTGA
- a CDS encoding lytic transglycosylase domain-containing protein, translating to MLPMLAVSDATVRWLDVPEQEQAAPAPLAGGQPPASVSVNGSLPEAPPIEKLWAPVEPVTGSLGIPSTALEAYKRAAERAAAEYPGCNIDWALLASIGRIESNHARGGYVDGNGDARETILGPVLDGTGDVAAIPDTDGGAYDGDTRWDRAVGPMQFIPSTWKRYASDGNGDGVADPNNLYDSTLAAARYLCSGGVDLSDPEQLRAALYRYNNSWSYVNTVIRWAKAYRSGVSALPDSDVPTAVLVHASNPVKDESSVTRPSPEPPTKPTRPETPEKPDGPDAPTPEDPPPSDGEDTPPSDGEDPPPGDGEDSPPSDGEDPPPGDGEDPPPSDGEDPPPGDGEDPPPSDGEDPPPSDGEDPPGDGEDPADPGECDPEEEPEEPEEPSSFEPTGEQPVEQSSSEAASTDEPTESDESTDPPCDDESDDDTEEGQPEPTSGTTPSGASATREQEPTED from the coding sequence GTGCTTCCCATGCTCGCCGTCAGTGACGCGACGGTGCGGTGGCTCGATGTTCCCGAACAGGAGCAGGCCGCGCCCGCTCCGTTGGCGGGAGGTCAGCCGCCCGCGTCGGTATCGGTGAACGGCAGCCTGCCTGAGGCGCCTCCGATCGAGAAGCTGTGGGCGCCCGTCGAGCCGGTCACGGGTTCGCTCGGCATCCCGTCGACCGCGCTCGAGGCTTACAAACGTGCCGCCGAGCGGGCGGCCGCCGAATACCCGGGTTGCAACATCGACTGGGCGTTGCTCGCCAGCATCGGGCGGATCGAGTCGAACCACGCGCGTGGCGGATATGTCGACGGCAACGGCGACGCGCGCGAGACCATCCTCGGTCCGGTGCTCGACGGAACGGGTGACGTCGCCGCCATCCCCGACACCGACGGTGGCGCGTACGACGGGGACACGCGGTGGGACCGCGCTGTCGGACCGATGCAGTTCATCCCGTCCACGTGGAAACGCTATGCCTCCGACGGTAACGGCGACGGTGTGGCCGACCCCAACAACCTCTACGACTCCACGCTCGCCGCCGCCAGGTACCTGTGCTCGGGCGGAGTCGACCTGTCGGATCCCGAGCAGCTGCGTGCGGCCCTCTACCGCTACAACAACTCGTGGTCGTATGTGAACACGGTGATCCGGTGGGCCAAGGCGTATCGCAGCGGTGTGTCGGCGTTGCCCGACAGCGATGTGCCCACCGCGGTGCTGGTGCACGCGTCGAATCCGGTCAAGGACGAGTCGTCGGTTACCAGACCGTCGCCTGAACCGCCGACGAAGCCCACCAGGCCGGAAACACCGGAGAAGCCGGACGGGCCCGACGCCCCGACACCTGAGGACCCCCCGCCGTCAGACGGTGAGGATACGCCCCCATCGGACGGGGAGGATCCCCCGCCCGGCGATGGTGAGGACTCACCTCCGTCGGATGGGGAGGACCCGCCGCCCGGCGACGGCGAGGACCCGCCCCCATCGGATGGGGAGGATCCCCCGCCCGGCGACGGCGAGGACCCCCCGCCGTCGGACGGTGAGGATCCGCCTCCGTCAGACGGTGAGGATCCGCCGGGTGACGGTGAGGACCCGGCTGATCCGGGGGAGTGCGATCCCGAGGAAGAACCCGAAGAACCCGAAGAACCCTCATCCTTTGAACCGACGGGGGAACAGCCCGTGGAGCAGTCCTCGTCCGAGGCCGCGTCGACGGACGAGCCCACCGAATCGGACGAGTCCACCGACCCGCCGTGCGACGACGAGTCGGACGACGACACGGAGGAGGGGCAGCCGGAGCCCACGTCGGGCACCACGCCCTCGGGCGCCTCGGCCACGCGGGAGCAGGAGCCGACCGAGGATTAG